A stretch of Aerococcaceae bacterium zg-252 DNA encodes these proteins:
- the rpsD gene encoding 30S ribosomal protein S4 has product MSRYTGPSWRLSRRLGISLTETGKELSKRNYAPGQHGNQRKKLSEYGAQLQEKQKLRHMYGMTERQFSTLYKKAGKIREGKHGENFMALLETRLDNLVYRLGFAATRRQARQLVNHGHVTVDGKRVDIPSYLVTPGQVIGLKESSRELAIVKENLESTVSRLEFVSYDADKFEGTLTRLPQRAELNAEIDEALVVEYYNKLG; this is encoded by the coding sequence ATGTCAAGATATACAGGACCATCTTGGAGATTATCACGTCGTTTAGGAATTTCATTAACTGAAACAGGTAAAGAATTATCAAAACGTAACTATGCACCAGGACAACACGGTAACCAACGTAAAAAATTATCTGAGTACGGTGCTCAATTACAAGAAAAACAAAAATTACGTCATATGTATGGTATGACTGAACGTCAATTCTCAACTTTATATAAAAAAGCTGGTAAAATCCGTGAAGGTAAACATGGTGAAAACTTCATGGCTTTATTAGAAACTCGTTTAGACAACTTAGTTTACCGTTTAGGTTTTGCTGCTACTCGTCGTCAAGCTCGTCAATTAGTAAACCACGGTCACGTTACTGTTGATGGAAAACGTGTTGATATTCCATCATACTTAGTAACTCCTGGTCAAGTTATCGGCTTGAAAGAGTCTTCTCGTGAGTTAGCAATCGTTAAAGAAAACTTAGAAAGCACAGTATCTCGTTTAGAATTCGTTTCTTACGATGCAGATAAATTCGAAGGTACTTTAACTCGTTTACCACAACGTGCTGAATTAAATGCTGAAATCGATGAAGCATTAGTCGTAGAATACTACAACAAATTAGGTTAA
- a CDS encoding S1 RNA-binding domain-containing protein, translated as MSEFKIGDIIEGEVTGVQNYGVFVGLSKEVQGLIHISECRHGYVTDFDHQFKIGQKVKVIIVDIDEYTGKISLSMRALNKLNTPPFPARPKKRRKRYTPSIGFATMEKKLPHWINEAIENIEIDRYNQNKKKEG; from the coding sequence ATGTCAGAATTTAAAATAGGGGACATTATTGAAGGGGAAGTTACCGGAGTTCAAAATTATGGTGTGTTTGTTGGGTTATCAAAAGAGGTACAAGGATTAATTCATATATCCGAGTGCCGACATGGTTATGTGACGGACTTTGATCATCAATTTAAAATTGGCCAAAAAGTGAAAGTTATCATTGTAGATATTGATGAGTACACTGGTAAAATCAGTTTATCAATGCGTGCCTTAAATAAATTAAACACACCACCATTTCCAGCTAGACCTAAAAAAAGACGAAAACGCTATACGCCGTCAATCGGATTTGCGACCATGGAGAAAAAATTACCTCACTGGATAAATGAAGCAATCGAAAATATTGAAATTGATCGTTATAATCAAAATAAGAAGAAAGAAGGATAA
- a CDS encoding divergent PAP2 family protein, protein MNFPLITALVAIIFTQLIKYPIAKIFNKSKANIDIVTSTGGMPSSHSAATSSLITALILQYGIRSPYVAIATVFGVIIMFDSMGVRRQSGEQGLILDQLAKDFLKNDANHSIGDYGIDEYKSMIIKKYLGHKPSEVIGGVITGIILAIILYRLFGLALELQ, encoded by the coding sequence ATGAACTTTCCACTTATAACAGCATTAGTTGCAATTATTTTCACGCAACTAATTAAGTATCCTATTGCTAAAATCTTTAATAAATCAAAAGCGAATATCGATATTGTCACTTCAACAGGTGGTATGCCTAGTTCACATTCTGCTGCTACTAGTTCGCTAATTACTGCTTTAATCTTACAATATGGAATTCGCTCCCCTTATGTTGCGATTGCAACAGTTTTTGGTGTAATTATTATGTTCGATTCCATGGGTGTACGACGTCAAAGTGGTGAACAAGGTTTAATCTTAGATCAATTAGCAAAAGATTTTTTAAAAAATGATGCAAACCATTCAATCGGAGATTATGGCATTGACGAATATAAATCAATGATTATAAAAAAATACTTAGGACATAAGCCAAGTGAAGTCATCGGAGGAGTAATTACTGGCATTATTTTAGCGATTATCTTATACCGTCTTTTTGGACTAGCACTCGAACTACAATAA
- a CDS encoding phosphatidylglycerophosphatase A gives MTNLLKLEKRAYELLEQRGVTIRDIAEIVFELQEKYVPELTIEHCEENVHAVLRKREVQNAVITGIEIDIAAEQNHFSPILCDLLMRDEGLYGIDEILVLSIVNVYGSIGMTNFGFVDKTKPGIIGRLDSAKGAHCNTFIDDIIGALAAAAASRIAHSQPKG, from the coding sequence ATGACTAACTTATTAAAACTAGAAAAAAGAGCGTATGAATTATTAGAACAACGTGGTGTTACAATTCGTGATATCGCTGAAATCGTATTTGAGTTACAAGAAAAATACGTACCTGAACTAACAATTGAACATTGCGAAGAAAATGTCCATGCTGTATTACGCAAGAGAGAAGTACAAAATGCTGTTATCACTGGTATTGAAATTGATATTGCAGCCGAACAAAACCATTTTTCACCTATATTATGTGATTTATTAATGCGTGATGAGGGATTATACGGAATTGACGAAATTCTTGTGCTATCAATTGTCAATGTCTACGGCTCAATTGGCATGACTAATTTTGGCTTTGTCGATAAAACAAAACCGGGTATTATCGGTCGCTTAGATTCTGCCAAAGGTGCACACTGCAATACATTTATTGACGACATAATCGGTGCTTTAGCAGCTGCTGCTGCAAGTCGTATCGCTCATTCACAACCAAAAGGATAG
- a CDS encoding serine/threonine protein phosphatase translates to MKECAFVIGDIHGMADMLEQLLQEWDQENEQLIFVGDLIDRGPKIKRTLELAIGLQENQGANIIRGNHEAMLLEFLTEAERYWSRYQRNGGMTTLSELTGETAERLSELSLGEFVTLVKERQPWVEPWLHSLPYYIEFGNWVIVHAGVDLKIENWKESEPTRFYWIRDDFHKADNLTGRKFLFGHTPLPYLNGSTSDLTIWEHQDKLGIDGGAVYGGDLIGLHIHRDGSILSESRVKGPGEFKDED, encoded by the coding sequence ATGAAAGAATGTGCATTTGTCATTGGAGATATCCACGGTATGGCTGACATGCTGGAGCAGTTGTTGCAAGAATGGGATCAAGAAAATGAACAACTTATTTTTGTTGGGGATTTAATTGACCGTGGTCCGAAAATTAAACGAACATTAGAATTAGCAATTGGATTGCAAGAAAACCAAGGGGCTAACATTATTCGTGGTAATCATGAAGCGATGTTGTTGGAGTTTTTGACGGAAGCTGAACGGTATTGGTCACGATACCAACGAAATGGTGGTATGACAACATTGTCAGAGTTGACCGGAGAAACAGCTGAGAGATTAAGTGAATTATCGCTTGGAGAATTCGTAACTTTAGTAAAAGAGCGTCAACCATGGGTAGAACCCTGGCTCCATTCGTTGCCGTATTATATTGAGTTTGGCAATTGGGTGATTGTGCATGCTGGTGTTGATTTGAAAATTGAGAATTGGAAAGAATCTGAACCAACTCGTTTTTATTGGATACGTGATGATTTCCATAAAGCAGATAATTTAACTGGAAGAAAATTTTTGTTTGGTCATACACCATTACCGTATCTTAATGGTAGTACGAGTGATTTAACTATTTGGGAACATCAAGATAAACTCGGAATTGACGGTGGTGCTGTTTATGGTGGTGATTTAATCGGTTTGCATATTCATCGTGACGGTAGTATTTTGAGTGAGTCACGTGTAAAGGGACCGGGAGAGTTTAAAGACGAAGATTAA
- a CDS encoding glucose-6-phosphate isomerase: MTHIKFDHSKVSQYVSEHELTQLQTQVTALDKMLREKTGAGSDFTDWVDWPKAYDKDEFSRIKAAAEKIKADSDVLVVIGIGGSYLGARAAIDFLNHTFYNLKAGHKGMPQILFAGNSISSTYLHDLLEIIGNRDFSINIISKSGTTTEPAIAFRVLKEKLIEKYGEAEAIKRIYATTDKARGALKQEADAAGYETFVIPDGIGGRFTVLTAVGLLPIAVSGADVDRLMQGAADAMDAYSSADLAENEAYQYAVIRNILHRKGKDIEILVNYEPGLQYFSEWWKQLFGESEGKDYKGIYPSSANFSTDLHSVGQTIQEGKRNIFETVIKVEKPRHDIAIPKMAENLDGLQYLEGQTVDFVNTKAYQGTLLAHTDGQVPNLLVTIPAMDEYSLGHLIYFFEIAVAISGYLNGVNPFDQPGVEAYKKNMFALLGKKGFEDLAKELNERL, encoded by the coding sequence ATGACACATATTAAATTTGATCATTCAAAAGTATCGCAGTATGTTAGTGAACATGAATTAACACAGTTACAAACACAAGTAACTGCATTAGATAAAATGTTACGTGAAAAAACAGGGGCAGGAAGTGATTTTACCGACTGGGTAGACTGGCCAAAAGCATACGATAAAGATGAATTTTCACGTATTAAAGCTGCAGCAGAAAAAATTAAAGCTGATTCAGATGTTTTAGTAGTAATTGGTATCGGTGGCTCTTATTTAGGGGCACGTGCTGCCATTGATTTCTTAAATCATACATTCTATAACTTAAAAGCTGGTCATAAAGGAATGCCACAAATTTTATTTGCAGGTAATAGCATTTCTTCAACGTACTTACACGACTTATTAGAAATAATTGGTAACCGTGATTTTTCAATCAATATTATTTCTAAATCAGGTACAACCACAGAACCAGCGATTGCGTTTCGTGTGTTAAAAGAAAAATTAATCGAAAAATATGGTGAAGCAGAAGCGATTAAACGTATTTATGCAACAACCGATAAAGCTCGTGGGGCGTTAAAACAAGAAGCAGATGCGGCTGGATACGAAACATTTGTAATCCCAGACGGAATTGGCGGACGTTTTACAGTATTAACTGCTGTTGGTTTATTACCGATTGCTGTATCAGGAGCAGATGTTGATCGTTTAATGCAAGGGGCAGCAGACGCTATGGACGCATATAGTTCAGCTGATTTAGCAGAAAACGAAGCGTACCAATACGCAGTTATTCGTAATATTTTACATCGCAAAGGGAAAGATATTGAAATTCTTGTTAACTATGAACCAGGATTACAATATTTTAGTGAATGGTGGAAACAATTATTTGGCGAATCAGAAGGAAAAGATTACAAAGGCATTTATCCGTCAAGTGCAAACTTTTCAACTGATTTACATTCAGTAGGTCAAACAATCCAAGAAGGTAAACGTAATATTTTTGAAACTGTTATTAAAGTTGAAAAACCAAGACATGATATAGCTATTCCTAAAATGGCAGAAAACTTAGACGGTTTACAATATTTAGAAGGCCAGACAGTTGATTTTGTCAATACTAAGGCTTACCAAGGTACATTATTAGCCCATACAGACGGACAAGTGCCAAACTTATTGGTAACAATTCCTGCAATGGATGAATATTCATTGGGTCATTTAATCTACTTCTTTGAAATTGCAGTAGCGATTTCAGGATACTTAAATGGTGTTAATCCATTTGACCAACCAGGTGTAGAAGCATATAAGAAAAATATGTTCGCATTATTAGGTAAAAAAGGATTTGAAGACTTAGCAAAAGAATTAAACGAACGTTTATAA
- a CDS encoding NAD(P)/FAD-dependent oxidoreductase yields the protein MGGINLELYDITIIGGGPVGLYTAFYAEMRQVKVKIIESLESLGGQPAHLYPEKNIYDIPGFPSITGVELTQNLAQQLERFETTIALGEKVTNIQKNSEDVFEITTQKGIHYSKSVIIAIGNGAFSPRRLNLPEASLYEGQNLHYYVNNLSQFENKDVVICGGGDSAVDWSLMLETIAKSVTLLHRRPQFRAMEHSVSLLEKSSVNVLTPYIPTKIIGDNHQLSAIEVSEVRGDSILQLPADHFIVSYGFSSSIGNIKEWGIITQGNKIPVSNHYETNIPGIFAIGDIATYEGKIDIIATGFGEGPTAVGNAVAYFDPTSKRQHLHSTSLFEQQ from the coding sequence ATCGGAGGTATTAATTTGGAATTATATGATATTACTATTATTGGCGGCGGGCCCGTTGGGCTTTACACCGCCTTTTATGCAGAAATGCGTCAAGTAAAAGTAAAAATTATTGAAAGTTTAGAAAGTTTAGGTGGGCAGCCTGCTCATTTATATCCAGAAAAAAATATTTATGATATACCTGGATTCCCCTCAATTACAGGTGTGGAACTGACACAAAATCTTGCACAACAATTAGAACGCTTTGAAACTACGATTGCCTTGGGTGAAAAAGTAACAAATATTCAAAAAAATTCAGAAGATGTATTTGAAATCACTACTCAAAAAGGTATTCACTACTCTAAATCAGTCATTATCGCTATTGGCAACGGCGCTTTTAGCCCAAGACGGTTAAATCTACCTGAGGCAAGTCTATATGAGGGACAAAATTTACACTATTATGTCAATAATTTATCTCAATTTGAAAATAAAGATGTGGTTATTTGTGGTGGTGGCGATTCGGCTGTCGACTGGTCATTAATGTTAGAAACAATCGCCAAATCTGTTACGCTTTTACACCGCCGTCCACAATTTCGTGCCATGGAACATAGTGTATCCTTATTAGAAAAATCATCAGTCAATGTTCTAACACCATATATCCCAACTAAAATCATTGGCGATAATCACCAACTTTCTGCGATTGAAGTATCCGAAGTACGTGGAGATTCAATATTACAATTGCCTGCTGACCATTTTATTGTTAGCTATGGCTTTTCATCAAGTATTGGCAATATTAAAGAATGGGGTATTATAACACAAGGTAATAAAATTCCGGTGTCCAATCATTACGAAACAAATATCCCCGGCATTTTTGCTATTGGTGATATTGCGACTTATGAGGGGAAAATTGATATTATCGCAACCGGATTTGGTGAAGGGCCTACTGCCGTAGGCAATGCAGTTGCTTATTTTGACCCAACTAGTAAACGACAACATTTACACAGTACCAGTCTATTTGAACAACAATAG
- a CDS encoding RNA-binding transcriptional accessory protein: protein MSDTVFYTQISKETSISVEQVKATLKLLAEGSTIPFIARYRKEVTGSLDEVQIHTIEQRFSYLQNLAERKAEVVRLIGEQDKLTDELAQLIEQAQTLQQVEDLYRPYKQKRRTKAMIAIEQGLEPFAKWLLTNTEKQPIADKAAEFITEEVADIDAVMAGAHEIIAQWVSDNAEYREFIRKYSRYNALLVTKLKDETLDTQGVYQLYYDFSEKIEKVREHSILAINRAEKEGVLSVAVHVDEAPVLRYIQQRFIEQVLSHEQRALVEVSISDAYKRFIAPAIERELRNEATERADLQAIAVFGENLRNLLLTAPLKGQVIMGFDPAYRTGCKLAIINETGAVLDKAVIYPHIGHKGSDDKAGQQARWDKARKPFVELIEKHQVTLIAIGNGTASRESEQFVSDVIKTLSRPVHYLVVSEAGASVYSASEIARQEFPDWEASERSAVSIARRVQDPLAELIKIDPKSMGVGQYQHDVAQKALTEQLDFVVNVAVNQVGVDINTASVPLLQHVSGLTKTTAQNVIALREELGSFTSRRQVKDVKRLGPKTYEQAIGFLRVVGGDNPLDQTNIHPESYDVAQKLLKSLDLEVAEIGSEKVNDVLNIVNVVEVAEQLSVGVETLKDIISGLKNPTADIRDGQVTPILRSDVLSMEDLTIGMEMEGVVRNVVDFGAFVDIGVKQDGLIHISKLGQKRKVNHPSEVLSVGDIVDVEVIKLELDKQRIGLQLKKIH from the coding sequence ATGTCAGATACAGTTTTTTATACGCAAATAAGTAAAGAAACATCTATTTCAGTAGAGCAGGTTAAAGCGACCTTGAAATTATTAGCAGAAGGGAGTACGATTCCCTTTATTGCTCGTTACCGAAAAGAAGTGACAGGGTCATTAGATGAAGTGCAGATTCATACAATTGAGCAGCGTTTTAGTTACTTACAAAATTTAGCTGAACGTAAAGCTGAAGTGGTTCGTTTGATTGGTGAGCAAGATAAATTAACCGACGAATTAGCACAATTAATTGAGCAAGCTCAAACATTACAACAAGTGGAAGACTTATACCGTCCTTACAAGCAAAAACGTCGCACGAAAGCGATGATTGCGATTGAACAAGGGTTAGAGCCTTTTGCTAAGTGGTTACTTACGAATACTGAAAAGCAACCAATTGCTGATAAGGCAGCTGAATTTATTACAGAAGAAGTTGCGGATATTGATGCAGTAATGGCGGGTGCACATGAGATTATTGCACAATGGGTATCGGATAATGCGGAATATCGTGAATTTATTCGTAAATATAGCCGCTACAACGCATTGTTAGTAACAAAGTTGAAAGATGAAACGTTGGATACGCAAGGTGTCTACCAACTATATTACGATTTCAGTGAAAAAATTGAAAAAGTACGTGAGCATAGTATTTTAGCGATTAATCGTGCAGAAAAAGAAGGAGTGCTATCGGTAGCAGTACACGTTGATGAAGCACCTGTTTTACGCTATATTCAACAACGATTTATCGAACAAGTATTGTCTCACGAACAAAGAGCATTGGTAGAAGTATCCATTTCAGATGCTTATAAACGATTTATCGCACCAGCGATTGAACGTGAATTACGCAATGAAGCAACTGAGCGTGCTGATTTACAGGCGATTGCTGTATTCGGCGAAAATTTACGGAATTTATTATTGACAGCCCCATTAAAAGGGCAAGTTATCATGGGATTTGACCCAGCATATCGAACAGGGTGTAAATTGGCGATTATTAACGAAACTGGGGCGGTGTTAGATAAGGCTGTTATCTATCCACATATTGGGCATAAAGGTAGTGATGATAAAGCTGGTCAACAGGCAAGGTGGGATAAAGCACGCAAACCATTTGTAGAATTAATTGAAAAACATCAAGTGACATTAATTGCGATTGGAAATGGAACGGCAAGTCGTGAGTCAGAACAATTTGTTAGTGACGTGATTAAAACTTTATCAAGACCAGTGCATTACTTAGTAGTCAGTGAAGCAGGGGCATCAGTTTATAGTGCTAGCGAAATAGCACGACAAGAATTTCCAGATTGGGAAGCATCTGAAAGAAGTGCTGTCAGCATTGCACGTCGTGTTCAAGACCCATTAGCTGAATTAATTAAAATTGATCCAAAATCAATGGGAGTCGGTCAATATCAACATGATGTTGCACAAAAAGCATTGACTGAACAATTAGATTTCGTAGTCAATGTAGCCGTTAACCAAGTGGGTGTTGATATTAACACTGCAAGTGTTCCGTTATTGCAGCACGTTTCGGGATTAACGAAAACAACGGCACAAAATGTTATTGCTCTACGTGAAGAATTAGGAAGTTTTACTTCAAGACGGCAAGTAAAAGATGTCAAACGTTTAGGGCCTAAAACGTATGAACAAGCGATTGGATTTTTGCGTGTAGTCGGTGGCGATAATCCATTAGACCAAACCAATATTCACCCAGAAAGTTATGATGTAGCTCAAAAATTATTGAAATCACTAGATTTAGAAGTAGCTGAAATTGGTTCTGAAAAAGTCAATGATGTCTTAAATATCGTGAATGTGGTAGAAGTAGCTGAGCAATTATCAGTCGGAGTAGAAACATTAAAAGATATTATTTCTGGTTTGAAAAATCCAACAGCAGATATTCGTGACGGTCAGGTGACCCCAATTTTACGCAGTGATGTGCTGTCAATGGAGGATTTAACGATTGGAATGGAAATGGAAGGTGTCGTGCGTAATGTTGTTGATTTTGGAGCCTTTGTTGACATTGGTGTTAAACAAGACGGCTTAATTCATATTTCAAAACTGGGACAAAAACGTAAAGTGAATCATCCAAGTGAAGTGCTATCGGTGGGAGATATTGTAGATGTTGAAGTAATTAAGTTAGAATTAGATAAGCAACGGATTGGTTTGCAATTGAAAAAAATCCATTAA
- a CDS encoding D-serine ammonia-lyase has protein sequence MKNQSRLKWTDKVKYLNDVMQMKSVFWVNEAKLPFNEASKQAAYSKAHVDDAEARLARFAPFIAKVFPETAENNGLIESELTKIEQIKEHLETYYNTQIQGDLYLKRDDTLPIAGTIKARGAIYEVLKHAETLAIENGLLTGFEDDYTKFASDEFKQFFSDYKVVVGTTGNLGISVGVMGAKLGFEATVHMSIEAKQWKKDLLRSRGVTVIEHNTNFTEAVRNGRQQSDADPKSYFVDDEHSVELFLGYTVAANRLKRQLDDLGIIVDAEHPLFVYSPCGIGGSPGGTAFGLKQVYGDNVHCFFAQPVHMPSMLIGQITESFDEVSIADFDVDGKTGMDGLAVPRTSGFVAELMKDFFDGGYTLQEEEAYHFLAQMIDLENIRLEPAAVAGVPGAARIFSTPEGQHYIESRGLADKMNQATHIAWATGGSMVPEEDMEIFYQLGKNKA, from the coding sequence GTGAAAAATCAATCACGTTTAAAGTGGACGGATAAAGTAAAATATTTAAATGATGTAATGCAAATGAAATCGGTGTTTTGGGTTAATGAGGCGAAACTACCATTTAATGAGGCTTCAAAACAAGCGGCTTATTCAAAAGCACATGTAGATGATGCTGAGGCACGTTTGGCACGCTTTGCACCATTTATCGCAAAAGTATTTCCAGAAACGGCAGAAAACAATGGTTTAATTGAATCAGAACTTACAAAAATTGAGCAAATTAAAGAACATCTTGAAACTTATTATAATACTCAAATTCAAGGCGATTTGTATTTAAAACGTGATGATACCTTACCAATTGCAGGGACAATTAAAGCTCGTGGTGCTATTTATGAAGTATTAAAACACGCGGAAACATTAGCGATTGAAAATGGTTTATTAACTGGATTTGAAGATGATTATACAAAATTTGCTAGTGATGAATTTAAACAATTTTTCAGCGATTATAAAGTAGTTGTTGGGACAACAGGTAACTTAGGTATTAGTGTTGGTGTAATGGGTGCGAAATTAGGATTTGAAGCAACTGTTCACATGTCAATTGAGGCAAAACAATGGAAAAAAGATTTATTGCGTTCACGTGGGGTAACGGTAATTGAGCATAATACGAATTTTACCGAAGCTGTACGCAATGGACGTCAACAATCTGATGCAGACCCGAAATCATATTTTGTTGATGATGAGCATTCAGTTGAATTGTTCTTAGGTTATACCGTTGCTGCTAATCGATTAAAACGTCAATTAGATGATTTAGGTATCATTGTTGATGCTGAACATCCACTATTCGTTTATTCACCTTGTGGAATTGGTGGTAGCCCTGGTGGAACTGCATTTGGTTTGAAACAAGTATACGGTGATAATGTTCATTGTTTCTTTGCACAACCAGTGCACATGCCGTCAATGCTCATCGGACAAATTACTGAATCATTTGACGAAGTTTCGATTGCTGATTTTGATGTTGACGGTAAAACCGGTATGGATGGACTAGCTGTACCACGTACATCAGGATTTGTAGCTGAATTGATGAAAGATTTCTTTGACGGTGGTTATACATTGCAAGAAGAAGAAGCCTATCATTTCTTAGCGCAGATGATTGATTTAGAAAATATTCGCTTAGAACCAGCTGCAGTGGCAGGGGTACCAGGAGCTGCAAGAATTTTTAGCACTCCGGAAGGGCAACATTATATTGAGTCAAGAGGATTAGCAGATAAAATGAATCAAGCAACTCATATTGCTTGGGCGACTGGCGGTAGTATGGTGCCAGAAGAAGATATGGAGATTTTTTATCAATTAGGTAAAAATAAGGCATAA
- a CDS encoding peptidylprolyl isomerase: MFPQLNVEQLETNVVMHTTKGDIELVLFKEQAPKTVENFVELAKKGYYDGIIFHRVIKDFMIQGGDPTGTGMGGESIYGESFEDEFSRELFNIRGALSMANAGPNTNGSQFFIVTSSMVPTQMLGQMKGLGFPEEIITAYAENGGTPWLDQRHTVFGHVKAGFENVLAIEQVETGAQDKPVEPVVITGITVK; the protein is encoded by the coding sequence ATGTTCCCACAACTAAACGTTGAACAATTAGAAACAAATGTAGTTATGCATACAACAAAGGGTGATATTGAATTGGTGTTATTTAAAGAACAAGCACCGAAGACAGTAGAAAACTTTGTTGAATTAGCTAAAAAAGGTTACTATGACGGTATCATTTTTCACCGTGTTATCAAAGATTTTATGATTCAAGGCGGTGACCCAACTGGGACTGGTATGGGTGGCGAGAGTATTTATGGTGAATCTTTTGAAGATGAATTTTCACGTGAATTATTCAATATTCGTGGTGCACTTTCAATGGCTAATGCTGGCCCAAATACTAATGGTAGTCAATTTTTCATTGTAACAAGCAGTATGGTGCCGACACAAATGTTAGGTCAAATGAAAGGTTTAGGGTTTCCAGAGGAAATTATTACAGCCTACGCAGAAAATGGTGGTACACCATGGTTAGACCAACGTCATACTGTGTTTGGACATGTAAAAGCAGGATTTGAAAATGTGTTAGCAATTGAACAAGTGGAAACAGGAGCCCAAGATAAGCCAGTAGAACCTGTTGTAATTACAGGGATTACAGTGAAGTAG
- a CDS encoding HD domain-containing protein — protein sequence MSKDWQQNQEYIDLIADLLETNEVQRLETFVHHKVTNRLAHSISVSYRSYLWAKRLNLDTRAVARAGLLHDLFFYEGANKHLIGGKGHNWEHPRIALKNALELTELTDLEQDIIVKHMFGATLSPPKYPESLIVSLMDKQSAISELWIGARTYTNNVYRRYFKKVTTFLL from the coding sequence ATGAGCAAAGATTGGCAACAAAATCAAGAGTACATTGATTTAATTGCAGATTTATTGGAAACGAATGAAGTACAGCGTCTTGAAACTTTTGTTCATCATAAAGTAACTAATCGCTTAGCACATTCCATTTCAGTGTCATACCGCAGTTATTTATGGGCAAAACGTTTAAATTTGGATACTCGAGCAGTGGCACGTGCAGGGCTTTTACATGATTTGTTTTTCTATGAAGGTGCTAATAAACATTTGATAGGTGGTAAAGGTCATAATTGGGAGCATCCACGTATTGCACTAAAGAATGCCTTGGAGTTAACAGAATTGACAGATTTGGAGCAAGATATAATTGTTAAACATATGTTTGGGGCGACTTTATCTCCACCGAAATATCCAGAAAGTTTAATTGTTAGTTTAATGGATAAGCAAAGTGCGATTAGTGAATTGTGGATTGGAGCAAGAACTTATACGAATAATGTTTATCGTCGATATTTTAAAAAAGTGACCACATTTTTATTATAG